The DNA window TGAAAAGAAACTGGTGTACTCAGATCTGGTGAGTATCGATGTCCAGCTGCTTCCGCTTCGGGGTAAAGCACCTAAAGCGAATGTTGATATCTATTATACCGTGGACGGGACAGAGCCGACGGCGGAGTCGACGCGTTATGCGGGCACATTTCCTGTAACGTTGGGCACTATGGTAAAAGCACTGGTCGTCCTCGACGGTCTGCCCGTATTGAATCTCGATGAGCGCTTTGCGGCGGGCGAAGGGTTTGTC is part of the Pontiella agarivorans genome and encodes:
- a CDS encoding chitobiase/beta-hexosaminidase C-terminal domain-containing protein, with the translated sequence MYSDLVSIDVQLLPLRGKAPKANVDIYYTVDGTEPTAESTRYAGTFPVTLGTMVKALVVLDGLPVLNLDERFAAGEGFVWKSSVKASEIPAGEQAERAVFTGAVREGKAHGRIFRGEGYIRFTGEADASVQ